CTACAAATGAAGAAAAATTAATAGACGAAATAAACACAGGAGTCTATATTTTCAAATATGAAAGTCTAATTTATGCAATACAAAAAATTGATAATAATAATTCCAAAGGTGAATATTATTTGACAGATGCTATAAAAATCTTGACAAGTGAAAACTACAATGTGGATAGTTTTATAATTGATGACGAAAGTGAAATTTTAGGAGTAAATTCAAAAGTTCAACTTGCACAGGCAAATGAAATTTTAAAAATGAGAAAAAATATTGAGTTGATGGATAACGGAGTAATTTTAATTGATCCAAAAACAACATATATAGAACAAGAAGTACAAATAGGCGAAGATACTGTAATTTATCCGAATGTTGTAATTCAAGGAAATACAAAAATTGGAAAAAATTGTGAAATTTTGTCAAATACAAGAATTGAAAACTCTTCAATTGGAGATAATGTGAGAATAGAAAGTTCGGTTATCGAGAGTGCAGTAGTTGAAAAAAGTGCAACAATTGGTCCTTTTGCACATCTAAGACCAAAAGCGCATTTAAAAGAAACAGTTCATGTCGGAAATTTTGTTGAAATTAAAAATGCGACACTTGAAAAAGGAGTAAAATCTGGACATTTAACTTATATCGGAGATGCACAAGTCGGAGAAGATACAAATATTGGCGCAGGAACAATAACTTGCAATTATGATGGAAAAAATAAACATAAGACAATTATTGGAAGTGGTTCATTTATTGGAAGTAATTCGATAATTGTAGCACCTGTTACAATGGGAAATGAGGTATTCACAGCAGCAGGTTCGGTAATTACAAAAGATGTTCCAAATAAAATGTTGGCGTTTGGAAGAGCAAGACAAGTAAATAAAGAAAAAAAATAATTTTATAGCAAAAAAAAAGAAAGAAGGAGAAAAAAATGATAACATTATCGACGAAGGACAAAGAGAAAATGAGAATCTTTGCGGGTTCTTCAAGTAAAAAACTGGCTGAAAAAATAGCAAATTATTTGGATATGAAATTATCTTCAGTTCAAATCGTAAAATTTGCAGATGGAGAAACTTTTGTAAAATCAAATGAAAGTGTGAGAGGTTGTAAAGTGTTTGTTGTACAATCAACTTCAAAACCAGTAAACGAAAGTTTGATGGAACTTTTAATATTTATTGACGCACTAAAAAGAGCTTCAGCTAGAGAAATCATAGCAGTTATGCCTTATTACGGATATGCTAGACAAGATAGAAAAGCAAGTCCAAGAGAGCCAATTACATCAAAATTAGTGGCAAATCTACTTACAGTTGCAGGAGCAACAAGAGTTATTACAATGGATTTACACGCAAGACAAATTCAAGGATTTTTTGACATTCCAGTTGACCATATGGAAGCACTTCCAATTTTGGCAAAACATTTTA
This genomic stretch from Leptotrichia sp. oral taxon 218 harbors:
- the glmU gene encoding bifunctional UDP-N-acetylglucosamine diphosphorylase/glucosamine-1-phosphate N-acetyltransferase GlmU; the protein is MLSVILAAGKGTRMKSSIPKVLHKVNGKPMLKLVTEVIENAGITKNIFILGHKKEVVLKEMKDIEYVTQEEQLGTGHAILIAKDKIEKYKEDVLITCGDTPLLKEETLKNLKKVFEEKNLDCVVLSCKVKNPFGYGRIIKENGKIANIVEEKEATNEEKLIDEINTGVYIFKYESLIYAIQKIDNNNSKGEYYLTDAIKILTSENYNVDSFIIDDESEILGVNSKVQLAQANEILKMRKNIELMDNGVILIDPKTTYIEQEVQIGEDTVIYPNVVIQGNTKIGKNCEILSNTRIENSSIGDNVRIESSVIESAVVEKSATIGPFAHLRPKAHLKETVHVGNFVEIKNATLEKGVKSGHLTYIGDAQVGEDTNIGAGTITCNYDGKNKHKTIIGSGSFIGSNSIIVAPVTMGNEVFTAAGSVITKDVPNKMLAFGRARQVNKEKK